Proteins co-encoded in one Medicago truncatula cultivar Jemalong A17 chromosome 8, MtrunA17r5.0-ANR, whole genome shotgun sequence genomic window:
- the LOC11410150 gene encoding DExH-box ATP-dependent RNA helicase DExH3: MPFPMMRIRMRIPSAGIFRLAVRHFLTTTTTTTTNLRIRLSSSSPAALNHHRHRTFALPFFHQQTSTYGRFAFKDVSSDESDLEFASSRPQQQQLGDSTLENIDSWRWKLTMLLRNKDQQEVVSNEKKDRRDFLQLETLATRMGLYSRQYARVVVFSKAPLPNYRPDLDDKRPLREVTLPFGVHREVDTHLLAHLSHKATKRVGSFDDSLHRSRDDGSIPADEGIYGHPEPMSHNSVAKEKILQRRSLQLHHQQQDWQESPEGQKMLEFRRSLPAFKEKDAFLKVVSENQVIVVSGETGCGKTTQLPQYILESEIEAARGSLCNIICTQPRRISAISVSERVAAERGEKLGESVGYKVRLEGMRGRDTRLLFCTTGVLLRRLLVDRSLKGVTHVIVDEIHERGMNEDFLLIVLKDLLPRRPDLRLILMSATLNAELFSSYFDGAPTIHIPGFTFPVRAQFLEDILERTGYRLTPYNQIDDYGQEKTWKMQKQAQSFKKRKSQIASAVEDALEVADFKGYSLRTKESMSCWNPDSIGFNLIEHVLCHIVKNERPGAALVFMTGWDDINSLKDKLHAHPLLGDQSRVLLLACHGSMSSSEQKLIFENPGGGVRKIVLATNMAETSITINDVVFVVDCGKAKETSYDALNNTPCLLPSWISKAAARQRKGRAGRVQSGECYHLYPRCVYDAFADYQLPELLRTPLQSLCLQIKSLQLGSISEFLSSALQPPEPLSVQNAVDYLKIIGALDENENLTVLGCKLSMLPVEPKLGKMLILGAIFNCLDPILTVVAGLSVRDPFVVPADKKDLAESAKAQIAARGYSDHLALVRAYDGWKDAEAQQAGYEFCWRNFLSSQTLRAIDSLRKQFFHLLKDIGLVGNNSETNNKWSNEEHLLRAVICAGLFPGISSVVNKEKSISLKTMEDGQVLLYANSVNGSVAKIPYPWIVFNEKIKVNTVFLRDSTGISDSMLLLFGGNISKGGLDGHLKMLGGYLEFFMKPELAKTYSTLKRELEELVHKKLADPMFDIHSHNELLSAVRLLVSEDNCDGRFVYGHQVLPQLKKETKSKSGDGAGGDNSKNQLQTFLSRAGHQLPTYKTQELRNNQFRSTVIFNGLDFVGQPCNSKKLAEKSAAAEAILWLKGDNTHSSGDIDHASVLLKKRNKKSKKKSFSDAKWS, translated from the exons ATGCCGTTTCCGATGATGCGAATTCGAATGCGGATTCCCTCCGCCGGCATCTTCAGACTCGCCGTTCGTCATTTCCTCACTACCACCACCACAACAACCACTAACCTCCGCATTCGTCTTTCATCTTCCTCACCCGCCGCCCTAAACCACCATAGACACAGGACCTTCGCTCTTCCATTTTTTCACCAACAAACCTCCACTTACGGCCGTTTTGCCTTCAAAGACGTTTCCTCTGATGAATCCGACCTCGAATTCGCTTCTTCTCgccctcaacaacaacaactg GGAGATTCGACTCTCGAAAACATTGATTCTTGGAGATGGAAACTCACCATGCTTCTTCGCAATAAAGATCAGCAAGAAGTTGTGTCCAATGAGAAAAAAGACCGTCGTGATTTTCTGCAACTTGAAACTTTAGCTACCAGGATGGGCTTATACAG TCGACAATATGCAAGAGTTGTTGTCTTTAGCAAGGCGCCTTTGCCGAATTATCGCCCTGACCTCGATGATAAGCGTCCGCTGAGAGAG GTAACCTTACCATTTGGTGTTCATAGAGAAGTAGACACTCATCTCCTTGCTCATCTTTCACATAAGGCTACAAAAAGAGTAGGCTCTTTCGATGATTCCTTGCATAGATCAAGGGATGATGGAAGCATTCCTGCGGATGAAGGGATTTATGGGCATCCGGAACCCATGAGCCATAATAGTGTTGCCAAAGAGAAAATCCTTCAACGAAGAAGTTTGCAACTgcatcatcaacaacaagaCTGGCAG GAATCTCCCGAAGGCCAAAAGATGCTTGAATTTCGCCGAAGTCTTCCTGCATTCAAAGAGAAAGATGCATTTTTGAAAGTTGTTTCAGAGAATCAg GTCATTGTCGTCTCAGGTGAAACTGGTTGTGGTAAGACCACACAACTTCCTCAATACATATTAGAATCTGAGATTGAAGCTGCACGTGGATCTCTATGTAACATAATTTGTACTCAGCCTAGAAGAATATCTGCTATATCTGTTTCTGAAAGAGTTGCAGCAGAACGTGGGGAAAAATTGGGAGAATCT GTTGGTTATAAAGTTCGGTTGGAGGGTATGAGAGGGAGGGATACTCGTCTTCTTTTTTGCACCACAGGCGTGTTATTGCGGAGACTACTTGTGGATAGAAGTTTAAAAGGTGTAACTCatgttattgttgatgaaattCATGAACGTGGAATGAATGAAG ATTTTCTTCTCATTGTCCTGAAGGATCTCCTCCCTCGCCGCCCTGATTTGAGATTAATTTTGATGAGTGCAACCTTAAATGCTGAgcttttttcttcatattttgatGGTGCCCCAACGATACATATCCCT GGGTTTACCTTTCCAGTTCGAGCACAATTTCTTGAGGATATTCTGGAAAGGACCGGATATCGTTTGACTCCTTATAATCAAATTGATGACTATGGTCAAGAAAAAACATGGAAAATGCAGAAACAAGCCCAGTCTTTCAAAAAACGAAAGAGCCAGATTGCTTCTGCTGTTGAG GATGCATTAGAGGTTGCAGACTTTAAGGGGTATAGCCTACGCACCAAGGAGTCAATGTCCTGCTGGAACCCTGATTCAATTGGTTTCAACCTTATTGAACATGTGCTTTGCCACATTGTTAAGAATGAAAGGCCAGGTGCTGCGTTGGTTTTTATGACTGGTTGGGATGATATAAACTCTTTGAAGGATAAACTCCATGCTCATCCTTTGTTGGGTGATCAGAGCCGAGTATTACTTCTTGCCTGCCATGGCTCTATGTCCAGCTCAGAGCAG aaattaatatttgaaaatcCTGGAGGAGGGGTGAGGAAGATTGTTCTGGCTACTAATATGGCAGAGACTAGTATTACTATCAATGACGTTGTATTTGTGGTTGATTGTGGAAAAGCAAAGGAGACATCATATGATGCATTAAATAACACTCCTTGTTTGCTTCCATCTTGGATCTCAAAAGCTGCTGCCAGACAG AGAAAAGGAAGGGCAGGTCGTGTTCAATCTGGCGAATGCTACCATCTTTATCCCAGATGTGTTTATGATGCTTTTGCTGATTATCAATTGCCAGAGCTTTTAAGAACACCTTTACAGTCCTTATGTCTACAAATAAAAAGTCTACAACTTGGAAGCATCTCTGAGTTTTTATCTAGTGCTCTCCAGCCACCAGAGCCTCTGTCG GTTCAAAATGCTGTtgattatttgaaaattattggtGCTTTAGACGAGAATGAAAATTTGACAGTTCTAG GGTGCAAGTTGTCAATGCTTCCGGTAGAGCCTAAGCTTGGCAAGATGCTCATCTTGGGAGCTATTTTCAACTGTTTGGATCCCATATTGACTGTTGTTGCTGGGCTTAGTGTGAGAGATCCATTTGTTGTGCCGGCTGACAAGAAGGAT cTTGCAGAGTCGGCCAAGGCCCAGATTGCTGCTCGTGGATACAGTGATCATCTTGCACTTGTTCGTGCTTATGATGGTTGGAAAGATGCTGAAGCACAGCAAGCTGGTTATGAGTTCTGTTGGCGTAATTTTCTCTCGTCTCAAACCCTTAGGGCTATTGATTCTCTCCGAAAGCAATTCTTTCACTTGCTCAAAGATATTGGTCTGGTTGGCAACAATTCTGAAACCAACAATAAATGGAGTAATGAGGAGCATCTGCTCCGAGCAGTTATCTGTGCGGGTTTGTTTCCTGGAATATCCTCTGTTGTG AACAAGGAAAAGTCAATATCACTGAAAACAATGGAGGATGGTCAGGTTCTTCTGTATGCT AACTCGGTAAATGGAAGTGTAGCCAAAATTCCATACCCATGGATAGTGTTTAATGAAAAGATTAAAGTGAATACAGTATTCCTTAGGGATTCAACTGGCATATCTGATTCCATGCTGCTCTTATTTGGCGGGAACATATCCAAAGGTGGACTG GATGGTCACCTAAAAATGTTGGGAGGGTATCTAGAATTTTTCATGAAACCAGAATTAGCCAAGACGTACTCAACTTTGAAGAGGGAACTGGAAGAATTGGTACATAAAAAA CTTGCGGATCCTATGTTCGATATACACTCGCATAATGAGCTTCTTTCAGCTGTTAGACTGTTGGTATCAGAGGACAACTGCGACGGAAGATTTGTCTATGGTCACCAGGTCTTACCACAGTTAAAGAAGGAAACGAAATCCAAAAGTGGTGATGGAGCTGGGGGTGATAATTCTAAAAATCAGCTTCAAACATTCCTCAGCAGGGCTGGACATCAGTTACCAACTTACAAAACACAGGAGCTGAGAAACAATCAATTCCGTTCTACTGTCATATTCAACGGCTTGGATTTTGTTGGCCAGCCATGCAACAGCAAGAAACTAGCAGAAAAATCTGCTGCTGCTGAGGCTATTCTATGGTTAAAAGGGGATAATACCCATTCATCTGGTGATATTGATCATGCATCTGTGCTTTTGAAGAAAAGGAacaagaaaagtaaaaaaaaatcgtttaGTGATGCTAAATGGAGTTAA
- the LOC11411174 gene encoding beta-1,2-xylosyltransferase XYXT1 isoform X1: MIYNTIFAKSFSRYEQKKLGYGAFVGFLLIVLSLCIFKPYLGPIYDLNIKLSIGVDTKLLMVNDTSGSLKIAEDDRIVPKNPVNATRISHLSDDRIAPKNPVNATRISHLSDDRIVPKNPVNATRISHLSDDRIAPKNPVNATRISPQMAKVADNATKTLINDTSISPPKAEVEKLETRKVEQEQPLCVSEARTEYCQTQGDIRVHGKSSSVYIVSRKTNSLAENVSWIIRPYARKSDAYTMSSVTKWSVKTVKPTHQVSQCTKYHSIPAVIFSTAGYTGNHFHEFSDIVIPLFLTCRQFNGQVQLIITDKKSWWISKHQAFLKKLSNYEIIDIDRDDELHCFPKVIIGLKRYHKELSIDPQKYSYSIKDFRDFLRSSYSLKRVSAIKIRDIGNQSKKPRLLILSRKTSRSFTNTNQIAKMAKGLGFRVIVMEAGRNMRSIANVVNSCDVLMGVHGAGLTNILFLPQNAIFIQVVPFGGMQVEWLATNDFARPSEDMNIKYLEYKIRLDESTLIQQYPLDHMIIKDPSSIEKQGWEAFRSVYFDKQNVRLDVNRFRPTLQKALELLHQ; this comes from the exons atgatttacaATACAATATTTGCCAAAAGCTTTAGTCGTTATGAGCAGAAAAAACTGGGATATGGAGCATTCGTTGGCTTTTTGCTCATAGTTTTGAGTCtttgcatatttaaaccttaCTTGGGTCCTATATATGATT TGAACATCAAGCTCTCAATTGGCGTTGACACCAAATTGTTGATGGTCAATGACACCAGTGGCTCTCTAAAAATAGCCGAAG ATGATAGAATTGTACCAAAGAACCCAGTCAATGCCACAAGAATATCTCATTTGTCAGATGATAGAATTGCACCAAAGAACCCTGTCAATGCCACAAGAATATCTCATTTGTCAGATGATAGAATTGTACCAAAGAACCCTGTCAATGCCACAAGAATATCTCATTTGTCAGATGATAGAATTGCACCAAAGAACCCTGTCAATGCCACAAGAATCTCTCCACAAATGGCTAAAG TTGCAGATAATGCAACGAAGACTCTCATCAATGACACCAGCATCTCCCCACCAAAAGCCGAAG TTGAAAAATTAGAAACAAGAAAAGTAGAGCAAGAGCAACCACTATGTGTTTCAGAAGCAAGAACAGAATACTGCCAAACCCAAGGAGATATCCGGGTGCATGGAAAATCCTCCTCCGTTTACATTGTGTCACGCAAAACAAACAGCCTGGCTGAAAACGTGTCATGGATTATAAGGCCATATGCTCGGAAGAGTGATGCATATACAATGAGTAGTGTAACAAAATGGTCAGTAAAGACTGTAAAACCTACCCACCAAGTCTCACAGTGCACCAAATACCACAGCATTCCAGCAGTAATATTCTCTACGGCAGGATACACTGGAAACCATTTCCATGAATTCAGTGACATTGTCATTCCACTGTTTTTGACTTGTAGACAATTTAATGGACAAGTACAGCTTATCATAACTGATAAGAAGTCTTGGTGGATTTCCAAACACCAAGCATTTCTTAAAAAACTGTCTAATTATGAAATTATTGACATTGATAGAGATGATGAATTGCATTGCTTCCCTAAGGTGATCATTGGCCTTAAAAGGTATCATAAAGAGCTAAGCATTGACCCACAGAAGTATTCCTATTCTATCAAAGACTTCAGGGATTTTTTGAGAAGTTCTTATTCACTGAAGAGAGTGAGTGCAATCAAAATTAGAGATATTGGTAATCAAAGTAAGAAACCTAGGCTCCTGATTCTCTCCAGAAAAACATCAAGATCCTTCACTAATACAAATCAAATAGCAAAAATGGCTAAAGGGTTGGGTTTCAGAGTAATTGTTATGGAAGCAGGAAGGAACATGAGGAGTATTGCAAATGTTGTAAACTCTTGTGATGTACTAATGGGAGTTCATGGTGCAGGTCTTACTAACATACTTTTCCTTCCTCAAAATGCAATTTTCATCCAAGTTGTGCCTTTTGGTGGAATGCAAGTGGAATGGCTTGCCACAAATGATTTTGCAAGGCCCTCAGAGGATATGAACATAAAATACTTGGAATATAAAATAAGGTTGGATGAAAGCACTCTTATACAACAGTATCCATTAGACCATATGATTATAAAGGATCCCTCATCAATTGAAAAACAAGGATGGGAAGCCTTTAGGTCAGTGTATTTTGACAAACAAAATGTAAGGCTTGATGTTAATAGGTTTAGACCAACATTACAGAAAGCCCTTGAGTTATTGCATCAATAA
- the LOC11411174 gene encoding beta-1,2-xylosyltransferase XYXT1 isoform X2, which yields MIYNTIFAKSFSRYEQKKLGYGAFVGFLLIVLSLCIFKPYLGPIYDLNIKLSIGVDTKLLMVNDTSGSLKIAEDDRIVPKNPVNATRISHLSDDRIAPKNPVNATRISHLSDDRIVPKNPVNATRISHLSDDRIAPKNPVNATRISPQMAKDNATKTLINDTSISPPKAEVEKLETRKVEQEQPLCVSEARTEYCQTQGDIRVHGKSSSVYIVSRKTNSLAENVSWIIRPYARKSDAYTMSSVTKWSVKTVKPTHQVSQCTKYHSIPAVIFSTAGYTGNHFHEFSDIVIPLFLTCRQFNGQVQLIITDKKSWWISKHQAFLKKLSNYEIIDIDRDDELHCFPKVIIGLKRYHKELSIDPQKYSYSIKDFRDFLRSSYSLKRVSAIKIRDIGNQSKKPRLLILSRKTSRSFTNTNQIAKMAKGLGFRVIVMEAGRNMRSIANVVNSCDVLMGVHGAGLTNILFLPQNAIFIQVVPFGGMQVEWLATNDFARPSEDMNIKYLEYKIRLDESTLIQQYPLDHMIIKDPSSIEKQGWEAFRSVYFDKQNVRLDVNRFRPTLQKALELLHQ from the exons atgatttacaATACAATATTTGCCAAAAGCTTTAGTCGTTATGAGCAGAAAAAACTGGGATATGGAGCATTCGTTGGCTTTTTGCTCATAGTTTTGAGTCtttgcatatttaaaccttaCTTGGGTCCTATATATGATT TGAACATCAAGCTCTCAATTGGCGTTGACACCAAATTGTTGATGGTCAATGACACCAGTGGCTCTCTAAAAATAGCCGAAG ATGATAGAATTGTACCAAAGAACCCAGTCAATGCCACAAGAATATCTCATTTGTCAGATGATAGAATTGCACCAAAGAACCCTGTCAATGCCACAAGAATATCTCATTTGTCAGATGATAGAATTGTACCAAAGAACCCTGTCAATGCCACAAGAATATCTCATTTGTCAGATGATAGAATTGCACCAAAGAACCCTGTCAATGCCACAAGAATCTCTCCACAAATGGCTAAAG ATAATGCAACGAAGACTCTCATCAATGACACCAGCATCTCCCCACCAAAAGCCGAAG TTGAAAAATTAGAAACAAGAAAAGTAGAGCAAGAGCAACCACTATGTGTTTCAGAAGCAAGAACAGAATACTGCCAAACCCAAGGAGATATCCGGGTGCATGGAAAATCCTCCTCCGTTTACATTGTGTCACGCAAAACAAACAGCCTGGCTGAAAACGTGTCATGGATTATAAGGCCATATGCTCGGAAGAGTGATGCATATACAATGAGTAGTGTAACAAAATGGTCAGTAAAGACTGTAAAACCTACCCACCAAGTCTCACAGTGCACCAAATACCACAGCATTCCAGCAGTAATATTCTCTACGGCAGGATACACTGGAAACCATTTCCATGAATTCAGTGACATTGTCATTCCACTGTTTTTGACTTGTAGACAATTTAATGGACAAGTACAGCTTATCATAACTGATAAGAAGTCTTGGTGGATTTCCAAACACCAAGCATTTCTTAAAAAACTGTCTAATTATGAAATTATTGACATTGATAGAGATGATGAATTGCATTGCTTCCCTAAGGTGATCATTGGCCTTAAAAGGTATCATAAAGAGCTAAGCATTGACCCACAGAAGTATTCCTATTCTATCAAAGACTTCAGGGATTTTTTGAGAAGTTCTTATTCACTGAAGAGAGTGAGTGCAATCAAAATTAGAGATATTGGTAATCAAAGTAAGAAACCTAGGCTCCTGATTCTCTCCAGAAAAACATCAAGATCCTTCACTAATACAAATCAAATAGCAAAAATGGCTAAAGGGTTGGGTTTCAGAGTAATTGTTATGGAAGCAGGAAGGAACATGAGGAGTATTGCAAATGTTGTAAACTCTTGTGATGTACTAATGGGAGTTCATGGTGCAGGTCTTACTAACATACTTTTCCTTCCTCAAAATGCAATTTTCATCCAAGTTGTGCCTTTTGGTGGAATGCAAGTGGAATGGCTTGCCACAAATGATTTTGCAAGGCCCTCAGAGGATATGAACATAAAATACTTGGAATATAAAATAAGGTTGGATGAAAGCACTCTTATACAACAGTATCCATTAGACCATATGATTATAAAGGATCCCTCATCAATTGAAAAACAAGGATGGGAAGCCTTTAGGTCAGTGTATTTTGACAAACAAAATGTAAGGCTTGATGTTAATAGGTTTAGACCAACATTACAGAAAGCCCTTGAGTTATTGCATCAATAA